Proteins encoded by one window of Schistocerca piceifrons isolate TAMUIC-IGC-003096 unplaced genomic scaffold, iqSchPice1.1 HiC_scaffold_1806, whole genome shotgun sequence:
- the LOC124740719 gene encoding piggyBac transposable element-derived protein 4-like — MTHRQQQDVHERGNGGCGREQVVILSVFTQVYSCLNFVHSSSYKNVSYYFQGVVNLSFLIAGCHGSAVIHVKTYLCVLSLYIIQLFVIMFRRGLSDAEIADLINHSDTLDNVESDSDDSECNGVFEEDEIDDSLSSDEDENDVEGVASNPAAVPYPKDSEWTAVDTYRPLPVNTTPRQILVDIDESSSVLDCSKVFLTDSDVNELKRQTNLYASQTIQKKRRGNNLKPHSVLSSWKPVTISEMRRFLGIIFHMCVSKKPKIADHWSTNPVLSCNFCPHVMSRLRFTQILSCLHLVDNSNQKKPGEDGFHPLYKVLPYYNNLKERCIQAYRPSEKVTIDEGICPFRGRVSFRVYMQNKPHKYGLKVYAVAEASSGYVVNFEVYAGKHIVDNSSSAVILRLLSDSSLLNKGHTVYLDRFYSSPELFQQLAEKGTGAVGTVNKSRKGLPKDLVSATLKKGEMSFRRKDNVLAMKWKDKRDVYTLSTRHQATFGTHTKRNGSVVLKPLQVLDYNLNKIGVDIGDQRLQYNPFQHRTVKWWRKLYFHLLLMGVSNAFWLYNAVHRKKITITDFITVLAVQLVEDDTLEFIPRNEGTVGRLTKRHFLQHIPATTKKYAARVCHVCSSRSKKQSGKASRKETQYECEQCGVALCLEPCFKIFHTKKQYDSV; from the exons atgtcacggcagcgctgtaattcatgttaaaacttatctttgcgttctcagtctgtatatcattcagttgtttgtcatcatgtttcggcgcggtttatcagacgcagaaattgcggatttgatcaatcatagcgacactctggataatgtagagagtgattcagacgattctgaatgcaatggtgtgtttgaag aagacgagattgatgacagtttgtcttcagatgaagacgagaatgatgttgaaggtgttgcttcaaatccagcagctgtgccgtatccgaaagacagtgagtggactgcagttgacacctaccgacctctgcctgtcaacacgacacccaggcagatactagtggatattgatgagtcgagttctgtactggattgcagtaaagtgttccttactgacagtgacgtaaatgaactcaagagacagacaaatttgtatgcatcacagacaatacagaagaaaagaagaggaaataatctgaagccccattcagttttgagttcgtggaagccagtgactataagtgagatgaggcgtttcttgggtattattttccacatgtgtgtttcgaaaaagcccaaaattgcggaccattggagcactaatcctgttcttagttgtaacttttgtccccatgtcatgagccgtttgcgtttcactcagatactgtcatgcttgcatcttgttgacaattcaaatcagaaaaaaccaggcgaagatggatttcatccactttacaaagttttgccatattataataatttgaaggagcgatgtatccaggcatatcgtccctcagaaaaagtgacaattgatgaaggaatttgcccatttcgaggtcgtgtgagtttccgtgtttacatgcaaaataagcctcataagtatggactgaaagtatatgctgttgctgaagccagtagtggctatgttgtaaattttgaagtttatgctggtaagcatattgttgacaattcttcgtctgcggttattttgcgattgttgtctgacagcagcttgctgaacaaaggccacactgtgtatttagatcgattttattccagtccagagctatttcagcaactggcagagaaaggcactggagctgttggtactgtgaacaaatccaggaaaggattgcctaaagatttagtatctgctacgctgaaaaagggcgaaatgtcttttcggcgtaaagataatgtattggcaatgaagtggaaagataagagagatgtgtatacattgtctacaaggcatcaagcaacatttggtacgcatactaagagaaatgggtctgtagtattgaaaccacttcaggtacttgattacaacctcaataaaattggagtggatattggagaccaacgcctgcagtacaatccgttccagcacagaactgtgaaatggtggcgaaaattatatttccatttgctgcttatgggagtatcaaatgcattttggctgtacaatgcagtgcacaggaagaaaattacaataacagactttataacagtgcttgcagttcagcttgttgaagacgacacacttgaattcattccaagaaatgaaggaactgtaggtcggctaacaaagagacattttttgcagcacatacctgcaactactaagaagtatgctgctcgtgtgtgtcacgtgtgcagttccaggagcaagaaacagagtggcaaggcttctcgcaaagagacacaatacgaatgtgaacagtgtggcgttgcactctgcctggaaccttgctttaaaattttccacactaaaaaacaatatgattctgtgtga